A window of Aedes albopictus strain Foshan unplaced genomic scaffold, AalbF5 HiC_scaffold_639, whole genome shotgun sequence genomic DNA:
CAACTGGCACAACCTATCGAGTTGCCGCCCATCAGCCGTAATTTATGGCTCACTTGTTTCCCTTGACCATCATCGGTTGTCTTCTATCCAGCTGACATGTAACATTATCAACGTCCGTAACAAGACGTCCGTGCGGCGAGCGAACTGTATTCCACTGCGTCCAGTATACTGTCCGTAAAATTGTAttaactttttctttttttttcgtttcgctcGTTTTATGCTGCCATTGTCCAGGATGTGGATTCACAAAACACTGCAGAGACAACTGCATAGCGCTCGGCATCAAGGGGTGGGTGAAAAACTCCAAACAGGGTACCATCATGGGCAAAATGCAGGGAGCCAAGGCCGATGTCAACAAAATGTAAGTACTTACGAATACCTACACCGTACCTACGCGCGATTCGCTTATAACTACAGATGTATTCGAAAATTATTCGACAGATAGTTTTCTGGTCTGATTTCCTGCAGTTGAGTTTATTGAGATATCCTAGTTGTTGAAGTAGGCAATCGGTAACGGTTGCAATCCTTAGCAACTCTCTTGGTTTCACAGTTTGTTAGGAAAATTTCCTAACCAGTTCTTCTCAAGCACTCAAGTTGTTTGGACGTAATCAATAAATTTTTATTTATAAGAACCTtcttggtcattaggccgaatgctgTTTAACCGAACGCCATTTGATCGAAAGCGCCAATTGACCGAGCGCCGTTTAACCGAATGATGTTTGGGTGAAAAATGAACGATGAACTTAAATGGTCATGCCCCTGTTCTATACTGCTATACTGCAGTGATAACTAGAAAGCCTTATTGgtctattacacaagtttacaaaataaaacgaaagtcgtgaacttctgccaacgaccaaaatttttgaagcacaatttagtgctgatttcgaaaccgaccttcaaaaaatttaaagtagaacaattttggagttttagctcaatatcgagttttgaaacttttcaaaatatgtaattttctAAACTTCGAATATATTGCGTTTcgatcaaccaattttaaatctttttccataaattagaaGCTGaaaacaataccattcgatcatctgaatacaggttttgcgtcagattgatgaaattcaagatattggcgagttttagggacgatcttcttaaattttagcaaaattcacaatttttttgaagaaatgtattttcttaaataagaaaaaatcaacttaaaaattctttctcgacgtttatttgacatataaaacgtaggcgagttacagtaaaaatttcagctcaatcggagcattgattacggagaatgagatgcttgaagtgagcgactttgcttaaaaatagaacaaaaatcgatttcaaatcatcaaccttgtatggaaagtcgaaaaaatttccgctctactgtaattttttttccttcgcgttttcgaactcagggcatgattctacaccaaaaataatcatcagcttactgagttcaaaaatgctgtaaactagtgttattggaagaaggagaaatctctgataaaatattgtcAGATCCAACGCCAGCTTATGTCTGAATGGTAAAACTGGGAAGAATGTCACAGATCGCAGGCTACATCAAAACAAGAAAATAATTCTGATATATGATGCCACCAGttcccctgattttttttcgataattttcgTAACATCACGAGGCGCCGGCTGAACGGACTCGTTTaaaagttaaccatcaatgtagcttcttctagatagctgtgtaaggcgctgtccacaaattacgtaatgctctagggggaggggggaataTGGCCaggcgttacggtccatacaaaaaaatttggattttcatacaaaacaagcgttacggaggggggagggggcctaaaaatctcgattttagcgttacgtaataaatggatgctgcctaatgtcggtagcggttgtctcaatgggCTCAGAATAACACTACAGACCTCCTTTTCCggaggtaaaagtccaccaaacagggaaccccaatccaagatgTCAGgcaacccgtgctgatggatgaatggtcaagggggtttaaaagatgctcgatctctAACGGAGctcgtaacgtaggtagatcacctTATTGTGTTTCGTTACGGTGAACGATCTAccaaccgaaccctagtgacatcaggtttgtcaagttggggtaatgtgttttgggaacgattcatggtacaaagtccttgttactggtgacagttcttaaaattgcatttattctgccttgctgatagtaaAAGACTCGCACTTTGCCTACCCGAGACTATACTTGATGTTAGAAGTCCCGGGGTTTTTTTCGTTGTCCTGGAACTAAACTAGAAGCacgacatggatggggctagaatttcgatgcatggataaatatcagtaccgccCTTTTGTTTTTCTCATAATTCAAATCGATTGTGATTGAGGACCAGCTTGGTGGTTTAGtgacttctgattcgtatgcaggtcattggttcaatccttggcccgtatctttcctcctattttgtatttttctatctactttctctctttctcttctccacatatacaactcatgtatattcatatgttcatagccatcgctagaaccagaaacggattg
This region includes:
- the LOC109432871 gene encoding acylphosphatase-2 yields the protein MGVQDVQDHVPVQCDFEIFGQVQGCGFTKHCRDNCIALGIKGWVKNSKQGTIMGKMQGAKADVNKM